A genome region from Sporosarcina sp. ANT_H38 includes the following:
- a CDS encoding DsrE/DsrF/DrsH-like family protein, producing the protein MTETKRTTIVLFSGDYDKAMAAYIIANGAAAYDHQVTIFHTFWGLNALRKEELVPVKKGLLEKVFGKMMPRGADKMGISKMNFAGMGPKMIKHVIKKHNAMTLPQLIELAEEQDVKLVACTMTMDLLGLQQKELMDGIDYGGVAAYLGDAQEGNVNLFI; encoded by the coding sequence TTGACTGAAACGAAAAGAACTACCATTGTATTATTCAGTGGAGATTATGATAAAGCAATGGCGGCATACATCATTGCAAATGGTGCTGCAGCTTATGATCACCAAGTAACGATATTTCATACATTTTGGGGATTAAATGCACTTCGAAAAGAAGAACTAGTCCCAGTGAAAAAAGGCTTACTGGAAAAAGTATTTGGCAAAATGATGCCACGCGGTGCAGATAAGATGGGGATTTCCAAAATGAACTTTGCTGGAATGGGTCCTAAAATGATTAAACATGTCATTAAAAAGCATAATGCGATGACACTCCCGCAACTGATTGAACTGGCTGAAGAACAAGATGTAAAACTGGTTGCTTGTACAATGACGATGGATCTTCTAGGCTTACAGCAGAAAGAATTGATGGATGGCATCGATTATGGTGGAGTAGCTGCTTATCTTGGAGATGCTCAAGAAGGCAATGTAAACTTATTTATTTAA
- a CDS encoding sulfurtransferase TusA family protein, translated as MQSNKVLDAKGLACPMPVVRARKVMKEMETGEVLEILATDKGSVADLAAWSKSGGHDLVKHKEEAGVFTFWIQKG; from the coding sequence ATGCAATCAAACAAAGTATTAGACGCTAAAGGGTTGGCTTGTCCAATGCCGGTTGTACGTGCAAGAAAAGTCATGAAGGAAATGGAAACGGGTGAAGTGTTGGAAATTCTTGCGACAGATAAAGGATCAGTTGCAGATTTAGCTGCATGGTCGAAATCAGGTGGTCATGACTTAGTGAAGCATAAGGAAGAGGCTGGCGTATTTACATTTTGGATTCAAAAAGGTTGA
- a CDS encoding rhodanese-like domain-containing protein, with protein MIEITPLEVQEKLNTNKTIHLIDVREVDEVKEGKIPQAIHIPLGLLEFRMHELDKGIEYTMVCRSGGRSGRAVHLLEGHGFKVVNMVGGMNDWEGSVE; from the coding sequence ATGATTGAAATAACACCATTAGAAGTTCAAGAAAAGTTAAATACGAACAAAACAATTCACCTGATTGACGTGCGTGAAGTGGATGAAGTGAAAGAAGGAAAAATACCACAAGCAATTCATATTCCACTGGGATTATTGGAGTTCCGTATGCATGAATTGGATAAAGGAATTGAGTACACAATGGTTTGTCGCTCCGGAGGACGTAGTGGAAGAGCTGTACATTTGCTTGAGGGACATGGTTTTAAAGTAGTGAATATGGTTGGCGGTATGAATGACTGGGAAGGTTCAGTGGAGTAA
- a CDS encoding sulfurtransferase TusA family protein has protein sequence MIKTDFILDAKGLACPMPIVKTRKIIKEMEPGNVLEVQATDKGSTADLKAWAEGSGHDYLGTTEDAGILTHYVRKSSGEEKVEKKHPHIVSNEQLQAILEGNREVLVLDVRESAEYAFNHIPGAKSFPLADLDSELGNLDKETEIYVVCRTGNRSDTASRKLAELGFSRVKNVVPGMSEWNGPTEKLV, from the coding sequence ATGATAAAAACTGATTTCATTCTTGACGCAAAAGGATTGGCATGTCCAATGCCAATCGTTAAAACGAGAAAGATCATTAAGGAAATGGAACCAGGAAATGTGTTGGAAGTACAGGCAACTGATAAAGGATCTACGGCGGATTTAAAAGCGTGGGCTGAGGGTTCCGGGCATGACTACTTGGGCACGACTGAAGATGCAGGAATTCTGACGCATTATGTACGGAAGTCGAGTGGAGAAGAAAAAGTTGAGAAAAAACATCCACATATCGTGTCGAATGAACAGCTACAAGCCATTTTAGAGGGGAACCGTGAAGTGCTTGTGCTCGATGTTCGTGAATCGGCAGAATACGCATTCAATCACATTCCGGGAGCTAAGTCGTTCCCGCTTGCTGATCTTGATAGTGAACTCGGTAATCTTGATAAAGAAACGGAAATTTACGTCGTATGCCGAACAGGAAATCGTAGTGATACAGCATCCCGAAAACTTGCTGAATTGGGCTTTTCAAGAGTGAAAAACGTTGTGCCTGGTATGAGCGAGTGGAACGGACCCACAGAAAAATTGGTGTAA
- a CDS encoding MBL fold metallo-hydrolase, which produces MTVQAMTASTIAKKVVNQEPFFILDVRNEDAFVDWKIEGENIQYLNIPYFDLLDGVEEILHQLPADLDIVVVCAKEGSSIMIGEMIAEEGRAVHYLQGGMKAWSEHLEPVKIGDLKDGGELYQFVRIGKGCLSYMIVSNGEAAIIDATRMTDVFIEFAEKLDVEITHILDTHLHADHISGGRKIAEAVNGTYWLPQKDASEVTFAYESLEEGRTITIGDTTIAIQPLYSPGHTIGSTSFIIDDSYLLSGDILFIDSIGRPDLAGLAEDWVGDLRESLYKRYKELSEELIVLPAHFMIIEELNRDGSVSRKLGTLFAENHGLNIEDEVEFREMVTGNLPPQPNAYQQIRETNMGKITPDLETQREMEIGPNRCAVR; this is translated from the coding sequence ATGACAGTTCAAGCTATGACAGCCAGTACAATAGCGAAAAAAGTGGTGAATCAAGAACCATTTTTCATCCTAGACGTTCGTAATGAAGATGCGTTTGTGGATTGGAAAATTGAAGGAGAAAATATTCAGTATCTTAATATCCCTTATTTCGATTTACTCGATGGGGTTGAAGAAATCCTGCATCAGCTTCCTGCGGATTTAGATATTGTCGTTGTCTGCGCGAAAGAAGGCTCTTCCATTATGATTGGAGAAATGATTGCTGAGGAAGGTCGCGCAGTTCATTACTTACAAGGCGGCATGAAGGCATGGAGTGAACATTTGGAGCCAGTGAAAATTGGTGACTTGAAAGACGGCGGGGAGTTGTACCAGTTTGTCCGAATCGGCAAAGGTTGTTTGTCATACATGATCGTTTCAAACGGGGAAGCGGCAATTATCGATGCGACACGGATGACTGATGTATTCATCGAATTCGCGGAAAAGTTGGATGTTGAAATTACGCATATTTTGGATACACATCTCCATGCAGATCATATTTCAGGGGGACGCAAAATTGCAGAAGCCGTTAATGGAACGTACTGGTTGCCGCAAAAAGATGCTAGTGAAGTGACGTTTGCCTATGAGTCATTAGAAGAGGGGCGAACGATTACAATCGGTGATACGACGATCGCCATTCAACCTTTATATTCACCTGGCCATACGATTGGTTCAACATCATTCATAATAGATGACTCGTATTTACTTTCCGGCGATATCTTATTCATCGATTCGATAGGACGTCCTGACCTTGCTGGTTTAGCTGAAGATTGGGTTGGAGATTTGCGGGAGTCGTTGTACAAACGCTATAAAGAATTATCAGAAGAACTGATTGTTCTCCCTGCGCATTTCATGATTATTGAAGAATTGAATAGGGACGGTAGCGTGTCTAGAAAGCTGGGTACATTGTTTGCTGAAAATCATGGTTTGAACATTGAAGATGAAGTAGAATTCAGGGAAATGGTGACTGGGAATTTACCACCACAACCAAATGCTTACCAGCAAATCCGTGAAACGAATATGGGGAAAATAACGCCTGATTTAGAAACACAACGGGAAATGGAAATCGGACCAAATCGTTGTGCAGTCCGATAG
- a CDS encoding metal-sensitive transcriptional regulator, with amino-acid sequence MEYDDKVKNRLKRIEGQIKGILKMMDENKDCKEVITQLSASRSAIDRTIGVIVSSNLIECIQQLDDSDPRTQEDIVKEAVELLVKSR; translated from the coding sequence ATGGAATACGATGACAAAGTAAAAAACAGGTTAAAACGGATTGAGGGTCAAATCAAAGGTATTTTAAAAATGATGGATGAAAATAAAGATTGTAAAGAAGTAATTACACAATTGTCAGCCTCACGCTCAGCTATAGATAGAACGATAGGCGTTATTGTCAGCTCCAATCTGATTGAATGTATTCAACAATTGGATGACAGCGATCCAAGAACACAAGAGGATATTGTAAAAGAAGCAGTAGAACTACTAGTAAAGAGTCGATGA